The Miscanthus floridulus cultivar M001 chromosome 6, ASM1932011v1, whole genome shotgun sequence genomic interval TCTGGGCTTGCTCCATGTTCGttcgggcttgtttggcttataagccatggttgaaagtaccgttggctgatttggtgtgagagaaaaatactgttcgttggctgataagtcatggcttataagccaaatacgatcaagcgaacaggctgctgaTCCTAGACCCAAAGCTTCACAAGGCCGGATTTTTATGCGGCTGCTTCCACGATTTTACGTGTATATACCAACTTTCTCGAGGATGATGTTACTTCAAAGGCTTCTATCCCTTCTACTGGTTCTTATTCTAGTCTTTCATATCTTTCACGGTTTGTTCACATGGTGCCCTCGGCTATAAATACCTTGGTCTCTAATGTCCTGTTTGGATAGTCTAAATTTTTTTGTGATGGTTTGCTAAACTTTTGACAACATTTTTTGACTTCTTGTTTAGAACCTGAAGAGCTCAAGTAGTCTAAAGTTAGACCATAggatccaaacaagacctaattCGTATTTTCTGAATAGGTATGCTAAGTTCTTTGTGGTAGACGATACATCTCGTTTTGGGTCTCAAACCCCTTTTAAATGTAATGGATATCTTTCATAATTGACACAAACAAAGGGATAGATCAAATAAGACGTTGTTATTGACAGGTGGCGCAGCCATTTGTTGGACCTTATAGCTAGTAAGAAATGATATGGTTTCCGATAAATGCTGACTCAAATCTCTTTTGTAGGTTTTATTCAAAGGAACACACTGTCTACGACATTGGTCAATGTTGCAAAGGTGTGATGAAATCAAGGATCGCTTCTCTCAAGTTTGTCAGGCACTAGAAACATCGGTTATGCAGTTATTTGCTTCTTTTAGATGGCAAAATAATGTTAGGATTGGTTTTTGAGTGGATTTAGTTTTATGTGCACTAATACagagacgggctttactcccggtggggaaccctctttagtcccggttccccacccgggagtaagcatccgggactaaagggggtcctttagtcccgggtcaggaaccgggaataaagggggacctttagtcccggtgggtaacaccaaccgggactaaaggtcctcccagctttaaaaaaaaataatacctcccaccgctgcgtcccATGAGATTCGAACctaagacctcatgcattgcctcgcgcgtagcttaccaccccacctacacaacacatctaacaatagatgggatgcttcccttttgaactaacccaccgggggacctttagtcccggtcggtggctccaaccgggactaaagggtcctttagtccgggttggtgttaccaaccgggactaaagggtctacctttagtcccggttggtgttaccaaccgggactaaaggttgaggacttttagtcccggttggtggctccaaccgggagtaaaggtccacctttagtcccggttggtgtctccaaccgggactaaaagtcccctgccactgtgccgagcgcagtagccagggacttttagtcccggttggagacaccaaccgggactaaaggtctctctagtcccgggcgcaaaaaatgtcgGGACTAGAGTCCATTTTAGCCTCGaatgaaaggtctgttctctactagtggtgtGCCTCAACTTAAGTAAAAACTGGTCTGATTATCTTGGTTTCAAGAGATGAAGCCGGATCTTTTTATTTATTAAAAAAGGTACTCGCCCCTAACCACATACGATGAtacgacacacacacacacatcttgaattataagttattttagttTTTTCATAATAATAGATTTCTCAAAGTCTGGGCAATTTAATATTGTGACATCTACAATACTAAATAAATACACTATTAAGATGCATTTCATAGTCAATTTAATGAAATTAATTTGATGTATGTCTGTTTTTCATATTTTATGTAAGCTTCTTTTAAGTTAGAAGAACAAAATTAAAGGAGGTAATGTAGTATGCAATATAGCTACAAAACTACTAATTTTTTCTAATGAGTTGAGACTGATACATTTGGGGCATTGATGGGTCTACGTACACGTCTATGTATACAGCACGGGCGTACGCCTCGATCAGTCGATCATAACTTACAAGTGACAAGTCCGTATTCTAGACACACAAAATAAACGTGGCCACTCGTGTTTGAATCAATATCAGTACGTCAAAAAAAAAACCCCGACAAGTCGCGTCCACATTACTTGCTGTGGGTCAAAAAGAAATGAAGGGCTAACACAAGTGGACGTGCATGCGTCATCTTATCTTGCACATAGGCAACGTCATCAGGAGAACATTTCAACTACGCGTCTAGTCGCACTACATTGTCTATCCTGTGTGCGGCCATTTCAGGAAAACAAAAGGCGCATTTTTTTTTACGAAAGGGTACGAGATTATTCCAATTTACGAGTAATTGATAAAGTACGAGAGTTTTACAGCCCGTCTCATAATTGCACGTTGGCGTTCTATTTGTATCTAGTACAAAATGCCAAACACTTTGGATAAAATTCGATTAGCATGACACAAAACGACTTTTTTCTTGGATAATCTTATCATAATATACGGTGGAAACTGTTAGTTGATcttcaccaataggcccaacgaccTATTGGGTCTTTGATCTACGTCCTGATCAGggacgcccaaccctaatatggttggtgggcccctgtcgcacagcactataaaaagaggtggggatcagggctctaactacgaggttgaccggaccCGCCGTGACCCGCCAACAGCtaaacctaatccgatctaaagagagtgctgccagcgacgagaaGACCCACTGACTTCGCCGTCACCAACGGACAGCGCCACCTCACGTCATTGTCGCCTCTACATCGCCACCGCTACGCTGGACTCCACCGCACTGAGCTCCCATGACACCGGCGTCCATGCGGCTACGGCGCAACTGCGACTGCGGCGTGACTACGTCAGGGTGAAGTAGAGGAACCAATTTCTACATCTAAGTAAGATGTTTACCCCCTGATCTATATTTAAGAGGTACACTAtttcctaacaatggtaccagagccaggttaacagtgtgtagatctagtatggggtagagaattgaaaagaaatcgaagaaagaacaagggttcgatccgtttcggattgaaaccctaactgggtaaaagaaaatagaaaagagaccgGGAGGGTGGTGGGCGTCACTGACTGTCGGTCACCATCGCCACCGCGCGAGGAAAGGTGCCACACCGCCGTCTTCGCCGCGCGCGGCAAGAAAAGAACAGAGCCCGTTCGGAtctgagaagagaagagaaagggACCTCAGCACGtgaagccgaaccctaacccatgAAGCACTCGCTGGGGAAGATGAATAGTGACTCCAatgagtcaaaccctaaccctaatcgggaaagAAATCGAGATGCAGagagttcaaccgaaccctaacccgtcggggaagaagaacagtaaccCTGACCCTAACCCCAACCCCAAATCGGTTCAAAATCcaaaagagaaggagaagaggggaAGGGGCTTAGCTCGTCGATCTTGAATCAAAACCGAATCGAACGAATcgggaaaagaaaccctaaccctagaaagagAAAGAGGACGGTAGAGAAGAGGCTTCCTACCTAGGGCCCGATCGTCCCGTCTTCGCCGCCGGTCATCTCCATGGTCGGCGCGCGGGAAGAACCAGTGGCGCCGACCGAGCAGGTCACGCCACCGCGTGGCTCCACCTCGGGCTTGGGTGTCAAGGGCACAGCAGCGCAACCCTTCGACGGTGGTGCGCTCACCCTAGGGTGGAGGCACGCACCGACGAAGGGGCGTGCGGCGGCGCCGCCACTTCCTCCGACCACCATGGTTGCTGCGCTGCTCCTTCTCTCTTCCGTCGCTGCGCTGAGAGAGGAGATGGAGGGAGTCAAAATGGAATTAGGGTTTTGGGGCACCGGCCACGGCACGCTTTTGATCTCCCGAGACACGCGGATGACCGTCGATCTCAGATGAACGGACAGCGCTGATCGAACTGGGGTCCAGCCTAGGCGGGAGCGCgcgggcgggcggctttgccaGCCTAGGCCCAAGTTGCGGCCTGGGAGGCACAGCGCGCTCGTCAGCAGACCAGGCCAGGCCGACTTCGCGGGCTGCGCGCGTTGCTGGGCCGCGTGCGCTGTTGTTGCCAGCTGGGCCGCGGGAAAATTTTTCTGCTGCCAGGCTGAATGAATAGTAAACACAgagttttgtttttattattttcagaagcagatttcgatgaattttgtctagtttaatgtctctgttaaaatttgaaccaatgggataatttttcagagaatatttgaaaaaagtttaatgcttctgaaaaaatagataatgaattttttttcatgtttccgctactaaagaaatagtttattctCGAGTTATTTTGGACCAacatgatatttaattggagaaaaagagattttgacataattatgatgttgttattttctaaccaacgttgttaataacaatatattaattttaatgattttatgcattaattctatttctgtccaacggtaatgtagaattagtgtataagaacagttgtatgttttaattttaaccaacgttggaattaaggcatgcaattgttgttattatttatgttctcactctatatgaattatgTTGCCAGACGGATATAACTTGATgtgttgtatcaaagagatccccactctcaaaggtgacaactacacggagtgtaagaaaaagattgacctggccttcatcttggctgaggtggactaggtagtcacctcaccgtgtcccactgagcctgtggcatcggtgagggagacaaacaagGCTGATGCCGTTTGAGCAACTAAAGAGGAATTTtaaatcccaaaagatatcctatgaccttgagcataagaagtgggtcactgccaataagaaatatttggctatgataaagaacacgatagaataaagagtcagttcactggctcttcaaagacatatgctacccagctgataaagcagctggtgacagagaggtactctgaaaatagtggcataagagagcacatactatttGTTATCAGTACGTGataatgtgaatgttgtatgcgatgatgggaacgttgcgtgcgacaatgagaatatatcctcgtctgcggatgtaaacagaaaatgaaagagagctcacgatgcgtcgtcgaaattatgacaCTGTCGTTTAGGCTATATTTCAAGGgaaagaatagaaagactagttaagaataatattctttctccattagagctctcaaatttagaacaatgcagagaatgcataaaagaaaagtatataaagaaaattaagaaaggtgccaaacgaagcacaagaattttacagattattcacacagacatctgtggtctgtttcctgtaaagagtgtagatggctatgattcgttcataacattcacatatgattactctcgttatggctacatttatccaatcaaagaactAACAGAAGCATtgaataaatttaagatatttaaggtagaagttgaaaaccaacacaatttaaagattaagatattcaggtccgaccgtgggggaaaGTACTACGGttagcataccccatatggccaagttcctggaccttttgcaaggttcttacaggagaatgacatagtagcccagtattctacaccggacgaacctcagcataatggagtagctgaaagacgcaatcgtaccctgatggatatggtgcgcagtatgataagttactccaccttaccgttgagcatgtggatggaggcgttaaaaaccgccattcatattctcaatagagtaccaggTAAGTCGTTGCCCAAAACATCGTATGAGTTGTGAACAGTAAGAGTACCCtaactaaaccacttacgtgtgtggagaagccctgctgaggctaaagtatttaacctaaatattggaaagctagatcctaaaatagtaagttgccattttattggctacccagaaaagtcaaaatgttttcgtttctactgtccagacagacatacaaagtttgtggaaataagACACGCTGTCtttctagaggatgaaatgatgaggaggaacatggtagctcgagaaattgaccttaaaAAGAAGCGAGTGTATGCGCTCACTCCGATGATttatgagctatttttctcactacctactgtcgctgcaccgatagtgcaagatactgtggtgtcagcacctgttgttattccggctatggcaacaatgaatgacgatgagaaaccttttctttaggatcctataaaacctattgccacacatgaggagagcaacaacagcctcaaacagaagatgtgccaaatgtagaGGCCCCAAGaagatctcaaagagttagaaaatcagctatttctgctgactatgaagtatacaacactgtaAAATTCTAAATGgatgatgatcccacctcatttgaagaagccatgagaagtgctcattcatcaaagtggcttgaggccatagaagatgaaatgaaatctatgaatgccaataaagtttgagactcagaaataattcctaaaggagccaaaataatATGctgtaaatggatctacaaatcaaaacttgactctcaaggaaatatagagagatataaaacgcaacttgtggcaaaaggctttacgcaaagagaagaaatgaattacaatgagaccttttcttcagtctcatgtaaggattcctttagaatcataatggcattagtggcacattacgatttagaattacatcagatggatgtaaagacgacatttctcaacagagacttggagaaaaatgtttgcatggcacaaccaaaagattttgtcatggaaggaaaagaacgaatgtgatgccgactaaaaaatccatttatggattaaaacaagcttcaaaacagtggtacttgaagtttgatcagacaataagaaattttgggtttaaaaaGAATGTAGaagacaattgtgtctatacaaagtttaagaatgggaagtttatcttccttgtcctatatgtggatgatatcttacttgctagcagtgatgtcagtctactaccaaatgtagtccctcacctgctcctatagtcaagggcgatagatatggggattttcaatgccctaggaaccagtatgagatcgatcaaataaaaacggttccatatgctttagctgtcggaaacttacaatatgctcaagtatgtacgcgccctgacttggcatttgttaccgagttacttgacagattctagagcaatcctagaacagaacactaaAAATGGTAAAAAAAGTCTTGTGCTATTTgtaaggaacgaaaagcctcataacgacgtatagaagatcagattcactccatatagtgggatattctgattctgattatgtgagagatgatagaaaatccacgtctggatatgtattcactctcgcagagggagctatttcatggaaaagctcaaagcaaaccgtcactacatcgttcaCAATGTATGTCgaatttgtagcatgttatgaggcaacgagacaagtgaactggctaaagaagttcatacctggtttgaaaggtggttgacgacatctatagaccacttaagttatactgcgataataatccatcaatacagtatgctcacaacaataagtcaagtggtgctgttaaacacattgacataaagtattatgttgtgaaagataaaatccgggatcatgtcataagtcttaagcatataagtaccgaaaagatgctcacggatccgcttacaaaaggcttaccacccaacgtgttcagagaaatGTAGCTAGCAtgagtttaagggaaagcctaaaattcctgaacaaaagaagacccaaagttaagtatcgatttcagaacagagtgatgtgttatagctgttaaatctatcggcaattgaccataatgatgaaacatgctctatgcgctaatctgtaatggaatgaagaaaaataaatgatatgaaattgaaatatGGTAgtaagatcaagggggagaatgttagttgatctctaccAATAAGCCCAACATTGGACCCTTGGATCTACgccttgatcgggggcgcccaaccctaatatggttggtgggcccctatcacacagcactataaagagaggtggggatcagggctctaactacgaggttgaccggagccgccgtgacccaccaacagctaaacctaatccgatctaaagagaGTGCTGTCAGCGATGGGAAGACCCACTGACTTCGCCGTCACCACCAGACATAGGCACCTCGCATCACCGTCGCCTTTGCATCGCCACCACTACGCTGGACTCCACCGCGCCGAGCTCCCACGACACCGGCGTCCATGCGGCTGCGGCGCAACTGCGCCAAGACGAAGTAGAGAAACCAATTTCTACATCTAAGTAAGATGTTTACCCCTGATCTATATTTAAGAGGTACACTAATTACTAACAGAAACCATCATGAGCTGTTTTGCTTTAAGAAAGCGATCAAATGCATGCAACATATAGCAAGAGGAAAGGCAACACTTGAGGCAGTCATTTGTGATTACATCTATAACTTAAAAATCCGATAACTGGCTGAGAAAATGCTCACGGATCCATAGTTCATTGATGCTCACCACAAAAACAGAACCATGACAGAAACTGAGATAAATTTATGAACCGAACCATATCATTCTGCGTACCAGTAGCATGAGTTGAATTCAACATCAGAATCCAAAGCAAGGTATATGAATTTAACAGATCGTGCTTTGGTCATTCATAAGTTCTACTGAGTTTCTGCAATTCTGAAGCTATGAGCCAAGTACAGAGCTacagtcttgcagagtacacatcAGGGTATCTGAATGTGTTAAGAATGACATGCAGGATGCAACTGCAGTTGCTGCCCATATAGCCATTTTGCTGGAATCATTTCATAGCGCGCCTCAGATGGCTATTTTACCATTGCAAGCAGACGCATATGCATCGgcaaggctatgaagaacatccTTCTGAGGATGTACATACCTGGAGCAGAACACGTTATCACCAACCGTGACCATCGTGTAGAAGCTCTGATCTTTCCGGATCAATCCTTTGTCCTGGAGCACCTTCATCACGTAATGCCGGGGCACCAGCCGGCGTTCCAGACTGTACATCAGGATTGTTGGCCTGCCCTGAATGTACTTGGTATCGACGCCGACCACATTGGTCAGGAACTCACAGGTGCGCTGAATTCTCTCCCTGGAGCGCCTCAGCACCAACGGGTTCCTCTGCACCATTCTGGCAACCTCAGCGTCTGAGCACCCGAGAATCTTGGCCATCATCTTGAGCTTAGAGGCCATGGTCTCCGGGCCGACGCCCGACACGGCGGTCACAGCCTGCCTGAACAAAAGCGTGTTGAGGGGCACGCCATCTCATCGGCACGCACAAGGATGGCCCTGGTTCTGTCCAGGTTGCCGGTGAGCAGCCTCGGGTTGGCCACGCACAGGTTGCCAATCTCCTGGACAGATAGACCGCACTCCTGGAGCAGCCGGATGTTGGTCTTCACCACCTTGTCGAGGTCGGAGGTGACGAGGTAGAAGTTATGCCTGACAATGCGGAGGAACCTGTCGGGCGAGCCGAGGAAGGGCATCCAGAAGCCGAGCTTTTCGTCGATGTTGAAGGTGCGGAAGGAGCAGGGGGCCACGCGGACGAAGTTGCTGATCTGCGCGGCGGAGAAGCCGTAGCTGCGGAAGCGGTCCACGCGGACCCGCAGGGTGTTGTCGACGCTGCAGCTGAGGATGCGCGGGTCTTTGGCCACGAGCAGCTGGATCTCGGCCTTGGAGAGGCCGAGCGCCGGGCCGGTGAGGAAGGACAGCACGGCGTCGGCGTTGGAGGACGATTTCCAGTGGGAGATACACTTGGCGGCGTTCGCGGCTTGCTCCCGGGTGAGGCCGCAGGTCGAGACGAGGTAGTCATCGGCGGCGAAGTGGCCCGGAGAGGAGTAGgtcgcggcggcggtggagaagaGAGCGCGCTGGAGGGAGAGCTGTATGAGGGAGGCGGAGCGATAGAGGGGAAGGAGATGTGCAGACGAAGGGAGATGTGTTTTTGGAGGCGgagcatggcggcggcggcggtagtgCTGCCAGGCTCCGACCTCTTCTGAAGCGCAACCATGAACTATCATGGGCCTTCACCGCGCCTACTCTTGGGCTCAAAAATAATATCACAAGGCTATGCTAGTGCCGGGATTCCGGCCCAATCCACCCGGAAGTCACGTGCCTTCAAACGGAGGAACCCGTTCGCCTCGCCTCGTCCACGCGCAGCGCGCCGCCTTCGGCCCTTCGCCAGTTCACCCCCACACCACTGGCCACGACCAATGCGTTGCcgctcgccgccaccgccaccgccaccgccaccgcccacCGGCTACGCTGCCGCCCTGAGCCGCTGAGGGGCCCAGTCAGGCGCACCGAGCGCAGAAGCCGCCATGAAGCTGGTAAGCACCAAGCACACTCCTCTCAGTCCCAGGTGAAACCTTCGGACTCTGACCCTAACGCGCGCCTCCTCGCAGACCTGCTTGTccgccagcggcggcggcagctacCACTCGCCGGCGAGCCATCTCCTGGAGCTGgaggggttccgcttcctcctcgACTGCCCCATCGACCTCTCCGCCCTCGCGGCCTTCGCCCCGGTGCCCCTCGCCGGTGACGCGGCATGCCTCATCCGCGCGGTGCCGCGCTACTGGTTGCCAGCGGCCGCGAAAGCAGGCGGCGTGGATGCCGTGCTcgtgtcttccgctacggggatGCTTGGACTCCCCTTCCTCACCGGGCTCCCTGGATTCGCCGACACCAAGGTGCTTCCCCTGCTTCTGCTTCTTTCTCTGTAGCATACTAGTAGTAGgtttcagcttgattgtttgggTAGTATTCTTCAATTTTCTGGTTTTTACAGTTTTGTAAGAGATGCTGTATGTTTAAAGCGCAGTGTTAGTATAAGCTATTAGCTATTGAGTTGTGTAACAATATAACTAAAAAAGAACTTAATCCTGCAGGAATACAATGTGCATAATCATTTGCCTTTACTCCACTTTGCAGACATATAACTTTCATTGGCAGTAGGCAGCAAGGCAAAAAGTGAAATATATTACTGGGAACATTTGAACTTATGTTTTTCATAAAATAACAATGGGAACATGTTTCTCCTTTATGAATGAAAGGGATAGAAACCTAACCATTTTGCTCACTGAAAAATGTTTTATGAGATGAACCATTTTGGAGATGAGACCTAACCATTTTGCTCACTGTAAAATGTTTTATGAGATGAGACCTAACCATTTTGGAGTCTTTGCTTGTTCTGTATGGGTAGGTATATGTGACAGAGGTAGCAGCAAGGATCGGAAAGCTAATGATGGAGGAGCTGGTGGAGATGCACCGTGAGTTTGTGAGGTACTATGGGCCAGATACGGATGCATCACCCAAGTGGATGGAAGGGGAGGAACTCAATGAACTCATGTCAATGTTGCAGAAGGCAGTGATTGAAGGCAGGGAATATGATTCGAATTCTCTGGTGCCTCTATACAGGTCCGTTACAGAATCACGAGCCTTCTGGCTTGCACATCTGTGGATTCTCTTCCAGTCTTCCCGCAGGGCAATCTATATGTCTGAAAGCTTAAGATATAGTGCATACCTGTTCTAACTTTCAATATTGGCCTTTAAAAAGTGAACTTATTTTTACTTAAATATTCATCATTGGATCTGTGGCTTATCAAATACTCAAATATCTTAATCTTGGTTCTGGTTTTCTCAACTTAGTGATACGCATGTTGCTACTATTTTTGTTGTAATGTAGCTGTTTACTTCCACAAAGAATTTATATTGGATTAGAAAAGAATGACTGTATGGAGATTCACTGTAATGATGCCAtcactaattctatatcactgCTTTGTCGTCATGGTTTCTCTTGATTTAATTGAATTACATTTACTTGGCAGTCCAGGAAACATAGAAGAATGCATGCACAAAGTACAGCCTGTTAAATATGGAGAGGAGGTTTGCTTCAATGGCATATTTATGCTGAAAGCTTCTAGTTCGGGCcttgaacttggcaattctaccTGGGCAATAAAAGGTCCAAGAGCTAGCGTTACCTACCTACCAAGTTCAGTATTTGTGTCAGCTCATGCATTAGATTTTGATTACAGCTCTCTGAAGGAAAATGATGTGATTTTGTTTTCGGATTTCTCATCCTTGAATGACATGGATGAGGATAATGAGAAACTGAATGAGCATCCAATGGATGAAACAGACTCTTCACTATGTCGCTACTCAGTGTTGAGGTAGGCTGTACATGAAATACGTGTGTAATTATAAATTTCAATGCTTCTTTGGGATGAAGTGTTAAACTCGAAACCTTGCAGGGATGACGGTGCTGATGCAGATGAAAAGATGCCATTCATGTGCAACAAGGATGATATCACAGAGGAGATTGAGAGAATCAGCTTTATATGCTCATGTATTTTTGATGCAGTAAAATCTGGAGGCTCTGTTCTAATACCAATTGGCCGCCTTGGTGTTATTCTTTTACTTTTGGAGCTTATATCAGAAATGCTACATTCTTCCAGCATGAAGGTAATTGTGGCCTTGGAATAATATAGTGGATTTTGAGATTGCAATAATATTATTGTCGCGCTTAATTAATTTAACATGTGAACCTCTGCTCTCGAGGCAATGCTTAtggtatgattttttttttcctaaCGTGGTCATGCAAGATGTCAATGCCTAATTTGCCATCAACTGCCTGAAAAATTGTTAGCATTTAGGGATGTTTAACTATGCATATGGTTCAGGTATCTTAAGTTATTAACTGATAAGGAATGGACTATTTGAGTATCTGACATAGTACAGCTTGCCTACCCCTTATATTCTTTCTATCCCATGAAATGTGAATATAGTGCTAAGGTTCTGTAGCTAACTAGTAACAGCACCTTTTCTTAGATTATTCCCCCCTGTTTTTGGctcatttttttttttgtctgagTCAGGTACCCATATTTGTGATTTCTGAAACAGCAGAAGAAATATTTGCTTTTACCAATGCCTTGCCTGAATGGCTATGCAAGTCACGTCAAGAAAAGGTTGTTCACTTTGACTAACCTTGACTCTTTGTCTTGAAATTTTAGAGTTAAATGGCCTCACTTCATTGCTGGTTATGTTGCAGCTATTTGCTGGTGAGGCATTGTTTGGCCATGTCGAGCTTTTGAAGGAGGGCAAATTATTTGTGTTCCCGCATTTACACTCAAAGGGCTTACTGTAAGAATTTGATAACATATGATTTACAGCTAATACATAGAAAGACTAAGGACATGCTTGGAATTCTTTTCTCATCTTTGCTACTCTTCTTATAAATGATCACTAAAGGCTTTTTTCTTATAATTTTAATTTAGCACAATTTATGGGGCATGCATCTTATGTATCCTGTATCCATTTGAACTCACTTGTACTTGGGTTGCTGTTTTCTGTCATATTTTGGTTCTGCTGTGTGACAACACTATACTATTGACAGGGCAGCATGGAAGGAGCCTTGTATTGTGCTCTGTCCACACTGGAGCCTTAGGCTTGGCCCAGCTGTCCATTTGCTTCGTCGCTGG includes:
- the LOC136459652 gene encoding uncharacterized protein, translated to MKLTCLSASGGGSYHSPASHLLELEGFRFLLDCPIDLSALAAFAPVPLAGDAACLIRAVPRYWLPAAAKAGGVDAVLVSSATGMLGLPFLTGLPGFADTKVYVTEVAARIGKLMMEELVEMHREFVRYYGPDTDASPKWMEGEELNELMSMLQKAVIEGREYDSNSLVPLYSPGNIEECMHKVQPVKYGEEVCFNGIFMLKASSSGLELGNSTWAIKGPRASVTYLPSSVFVSAHALDFDYSSLKENDVILFSDFSSLNDMDEDNEKLNEHPMDETDSSLCRYSVLRDDGADADEKMPFMCNKDDITEEIERISFICSCIFDAVKSGGSVLIPIGRLGVILLLLELISEMLHSSSMKVPIFVISETAEEIFAFTNALPEWLCKSRQEKLFAGEALFGHVELLKEGKLFVFPHLHSKGLLAAWKEPCIVLCPHWSLRLGPAVHLLRRWHADKRCLLVVEQGNDAELSLKPFMPLAIQVLECSFLSGVRVGNIDPLLGVLKPKFVMLPESLKSLCSIKEVPWSFLYYSKGKTIELPNLREDFEVHLATDVAFRLQPRQLNETTAVARLRTKLLVSSGRYQLASAEKQSDQSKRHLLHCGTIDPGRLLSALQEKGMVCSFAADDSSTASECSVLITSPGDALVKITSDRTVIYCDNERTSNQIYDSLGSVCKGI